In Comamonas koreensis, the genomic stretch TCGCAGCGCGTGGCCTCCTTCCCCGTGGGCAGCGTGGCCTGGTCGCTGCGCTATTTCCCCCAGGGTGAGTTCAGCAAATCGGCGCTGAAAACCGCGCAGATCGCCGCCCAGGCGGTGATGGAAGAAGCAGCCCACCATTTTGTGCCCGGCAGCTGGGACTGCGCCTATGGCACCTCGGGCACGGCCAACGCGATTGCCGATGTGCTGGCGCTGCACGGCGGCCAGCCCGACGTGGTCACGCGCGAGCAACTGCACTGGCTCTGCGACCAATTGCTGGCCGCCGGCAATGCCAGCGAGCTGCGGCTCGAAGGCCTCAAGGAAGAGCGCCGGGCGGTGATTGGCGGCGGCGTGACCGTGCTTTGCGCGGTGTTTGATCTGCTGCAGATCGGGGAGCTGCGCATTGCCAGCGGCGCGCTGCGCCAGGGCCTGCTGCGCGACATGGTGCAGCACGAGGAGTTCAGCGATATCCGCCACCGCACTATCGCCGCGCTCAAGGAGCGCTACCAGGTCGATCGCACCCAAGCGGGCCGCGTGCAGCGCACTGCCGCCACCTTGTACGAGCAGGCACGCCGCTATGCGGGTTCGACCGCGCCGGCCGAGCTGCAGTCGCCGATGCTCGACTGGGCCAGCCAGCTCCATGAGATCGGCTGCCTCATCTCCCACACCGACCACCACCACCACGGCGCCTATGTGCTGGGCCACAGCGATGTGCCCGGCTTTACGCAAACCGAGCTGTCCCACCTGGCAGCCCTGGTGCTGGCGCAGAGAGGGAAGCTGCGCAAGGTCGATGCCTTCTTGCAGGACCGCGATTTTGCGCTGGAGCTGCTGTGCCTGCGCCTCGCGACCCTGCTGTGCCATGCGCGCCGCGACCCGGCGCTCGACCAGATCTGCCTGCGCGACAAGACCGAAAAGTGGTCGCTCAAGGTAGCCCCCGGCTGGGCCGAGCAGTTTCCGCAATCGGCCTACCTGCTGGGCGAGGAGGTGCTGGCCTGGCAGAAGACGCCCTACCCCTTCCAGTTCAAGCAGGCGCTGGGCATCACCGCCAAATAAGGCGCGGCACACCCAGGCCGGTGACCGCATGGGTGTTTTTTCTGCCGAGCCTTAAGCGCCCAGATTCACGGGCGCGACGGCGCCCTTGCCCGAGAACACACCCGTCAGGTTGCCGATGAACTGCGTCAGGCTCGCCTGGGTGGCCTCTGGCGACCAGCCCGCCACATGGGGCGTGATGAGGATGTTGGGCAGGTCGATCAGCGGCTCGGGGCGATGCGGCTCACTCTCATAGACATCAATGCCGGCACCGGCAATGGTGCCGTCCTTCAAGGCGGCCGCCAGCGCCAGCGTATCGACCACCGAGCCCCGCGCGATATTGATCAGGTAACCCTGGGGGCCCAGCGCCTGCAGAATCTCTGCATTGACCAGGTGCTTGGTGCCCGGTCCGCCCGGCGTGGCGCAGACCAGGATGTCGGCCCAGCTGGCCAGCGCATGCAGCGAATCGAAATAGCGGTGGCCCACCCCTGCCTTGGGCTGGCGGTTGTGGTAGCCCACCGGCATGTCAAAGCCTTCAGCACGCCTGGCAATCTTCAGGCCGATATGGCCCAGGCCCAGAATGCCCAGCTTCTTGCCCGACACGCTGGGCGGATGGGCCAGGCTGTAGCGGTCGACACCGGCGCGGGCCTGCTGGTCCAGGGTGCGGAAGTTGCGCATCGACGCCAGAATCAGGCCAAAGCTGTGGTCGGCCACGCTGGTGTCGTTGGTGCCCGCCCCGGTCGCCAGCACAATGCCGCGTGCGCGCAGTGCATCGAGCGCCAAGCCTTCATAGCCGGCACCCAAGGTGCAGGCCAGGCGCAGCTGCGGCATCTGGGCGATTTCCTCGGCCGTGAGGCCAATCGAGCCAATGGTCAACACGGCCTGTGCCTGGGCGCCGTGCGAGGCCACCGCGCTGGCGCGCAGCTCGGGGGTGGGTGCATACACCACGTCAGCATGCGCGCGGATCTGGTCGAGCAGCGGCTCGGCCATGGGGTTGAACACCAGCAAGGTAATCGGCGGTTGTGGGGATTGCGAGAGAGAGCTCACCATAGGTCCTTTGGATAGCAAAAAACACTGCTTGCAGCACAAGCAGTGTTTTGATTATGAGGACTTTCCACTAGGCCTATATGCATCCATTCTGTATGCCTACGTTGCCGCCTTGGAATGGATCCGAGAGGTGAACCGTCACTTGCGTCCGGCATCCTTCAGAAGGGGATGCGCAGCGCTAGCAAGCGGCTTGCGCCATCAACCCAGAAAGTGCTTGCGGTAGCGCGCAGGCAGGCGGTCGAGCTGCATCAGCATCGGCAGATCAGCGGTGTTGAAGTCCGGATCCCAGGCCGGCGCGCCGATCACCTCGGTGCCGACCCGCAGATAGCCCTTGATGAGCGCAGGCGGCTCTACATCGACCTGGTCATTGAGTTGCCCCAGCGGCAGCGGCAGGTGCGGCACGACGCTGTATTCCTGGGAGATCTGGCCCTTGGCCAGCAGCTGGCGCCAGATGCTGGCAGCGGCATCGCCACTGACAATGCCGTTGTGCCACATGGGGATGCTCGCGCAGCCCATCATCACATCGAGCTTGTTACGCAGCATGAAGCTGGCCAGCGCGCCCCACAGCGCCATGATCACCCCGCCCTGGCGGTAGTCCGGATGCACGCAGCTGCGGCCGAGTTCCACCATGCGCGGGCGCAATGCATCAATGGCGCTCAGGTCAAACTCTCCGTCAGAATAGGTGCGGCCGGCGCGCAGGGCCTGCGCGGGGGTCAGCAGGCGGTAGGTGCCGATCACCTGCTTGCTCTGGCCCTGGCGCACCAGCAGGTGCTCGCAGTAGTCATCAAAGCCGTCGACATCATGGCCTTCCAGGCTGGTTTGCAGCTGCGCGCCCATCTCGCCGGCAAAAATCTGGTGGCGCAGACGCTGGGCTTCGCGCACCTCGTCGAGGTGGCAGGCCCAGGAGACCTCGATGTCCAGCGGGTTGGCCGCCGCGGCGGTTGCAGGCAGGCTGGCCTGCGGTTTCGGCGCCGAGGGCGTGACAATGGCGGTCTCGGATGCGCTGAAAAAGCTGTGTTTGTTGTGCATGGCAGAGCTCCTGTAGCGCCCTGCCGCCCTTGCATGGTGCCAGACCGCCGTGCGGCCCCGGCTGCTCGACGGGCTGATACAGAGCGCCTTCAGTGTCCTGCGCGCAGATGACAGTGCCATGTGCAAAACATGACAGTTGCATGACGCTGTGTGCCTACCACAGCACCCTCAATGGGCTGCGCGCACGCAGCCGCTCGTCAGGATTGGCGGGCCACTTCGGCCAGCTGCTCGGCGCAGCGGCTGGCCTGGGCCGCATCAAAGGCCTCGACCATCACGCGCAACAGCGGCTCGGTGCCGCTGGGCCGGATCAGCACCCGGCCCTGGCCGGCAAAGTCGTCGGTGATGCTGCGCTCCAACTCAAACAGCTGGTGGTTGTTGCGCCAGTCCTGCCCGGGCTGCAGGCGCACATTGAGCAGCACCTGGGGGCACAGATCCACGCCGTCGAGCTGCTCGGCCACGCTCTGGTTGCGGCTCACGCAGGCCTGCAGCACCTGCAGGGCACTCACCAGGCCGTCACCCGTGGTGTGCTTGTCCAGCGCCAGCAGGTGGCCCGAGCCCTCACCGCCCAGCACCCAATTGCGGCGCTGCAGCTCTTCGAGCACATAGCGGTCACCGACCTTGGCGCGCACCAGCTCCACGCCCTGCTTTTGCAAGGCCGCCTCAACAGCCAGGTTGGTCATCAAGGTGCCCACGACGCCGGGCAGCTTCTTGCCCCGGCGCAGCCGGTCCATGGCCATCAGGTAGAGCAGCTCATCGCCGTTGTAGAGCCGTCCCTTGGCATCGACCAGCTGCAGCCGATCGGCATCACCATCGAGCGCCACGCCCAGATCGGCGCCGTTGGAGCGCACCGAGCGCACCAGCGCATCGGGGTGGGTGGCCCCCACATCCTGGTTGATATTGAGGCCGTCGGGATTGCAGCCAATGGTGATGACCTCGGCGCCCAGCTCATGGAAGACCTTGGGCGCAATATGGTAGGCCGCGCCGTGGGCCGCATCGACCACGATCTTGAGTCCGCGCAAGGTCAGCCGGTGGTCAAAGGTGCTCTTGCAAAATTCGATATAGCGGCCTGCGGCATCGTCGAGGCGGCGGGCCTTGCCCAGTGCTGCGGACGGCACCCAGTCAAAGCCCTCCATCAACGCCGCTTCCACCGACTCTTCCCAGCTGTCGGGCAGCTTGGCGCCCTCGGCGCTGAAGAACTTGATGCCGTTGTCGTCAAAAGGGTTGTGGCTGGCGCTGATGACCACGCCCAGACTGGCGCGCTGGGCGCGCGTGAGGTAGGCCACGCCAGGGGTCGGCAATGGGCCCAGCAGCACCACATCGACACCGGCCGAATTGAGGCCCGACTCCAGTGCGCTTTCGAGCATATAACCCGAGATGCGCGTGTCCTTGCCGATCAGCACCGTCGGGCGCTCCTGCTCACGGCGCAGCACCCGGCCCACGGCATGGCCCAGGCGAAGCACAAAGTCAGGGGTGATCGGTGGCTTGCCTACCGTGCCACGGATGCCATCGGTTCCAAAATACTGTCGTGCCATAGTGTTCTTGCTTGTTGGGGGCCTGAGAGAAAGTGAAAAGGCGCCATCGGTGGTTTATGGCGCAGTAGCAGTGTAGCGCCTGACCAACGATGCCAGGCGCAAACCGCGTCAGCCCTGCGTATCCAAAGATTGCGGGGCGCGCATCGCCTGCAGCACGGCCAACGCATCGCAGGTCTCGCGCACATCGTGCACGCGCACAATGGCTGCGCCATGCTCCACCGACAGCAGGGCCGCCGCAATGCTGGCGGGCATGCGCTCGGCCACCACCCGCCCTGTGACCTTGCCCAGCGAGCCCTTGCGCGACCAGCCCGCCAGCAGCGGGTAGCCAGCTGCCGCCAGCCGGGGCTGCTGCTGCAGCAGCGCAAAGTTCTGGCTCGGGCTTTTGCCAAAGCCGGTGCCGGCATCCCAGACGATGCGCTCGGCCTGCACGCCCAGCGCTTGCAGGCTGCGGGTATGGGCCTGCAAAAAGTCCAGCACCTCGGCCGCCACATCGCTCTGGGTGGCCATGTGCTCTTGGTGCATGGTCTGCGGATCGGCATGCATGTGCATCAGGCAGACGCCGCATTGCGGGTGGGCCGCCACCACGGCCTGCGCGCCGGGCTGGCGCAGCGCCCAGATGTCGTTGATGATGTCCGCGCCCAGATCCAGCACCGCCTGCATCACCTCGGGCTTGTAGGTATCGACCGAGATCGGCACCTGCAAGGCCACGGCCGCCTTGACCACCGGCAGCACCCGGCGCAGCTCTTCGTCCAGCGGCACCGCAGGGCTGCCCGGGCGGGTGGACTCACCGCCAATGTCCAGGATATGCGCGCCATCGGCCAGCAGCTTTTCCGCATGGATCATCGCGGCCGAGACGCCTTCGTGGCTGCCTCCGTCCGAGAACGAGTCCGGCGTGACGTTGACGATGCCCATCACTTGCGGCGCGGTCAGGTCAATACGAAAGCGGGTGGTTTGCCAGTGGCGCATCAGAGGTGTCCTTTAAAAATAAGAAAAGCGCTCGGGCAGAGCGCTTTTCGCCAGGGTCTGTCGTGATCAGACCGGATTGTGTGCCGGCTCCGTCACCACGGTGGGGCTGCCGCCTGCGCCGCCGTCATTGCTGCTCGACGGTGGGTTGCGTGGCGTCCAGTCCTTGGGCGGGCGCGGTGCCTTGCCCGCCATGATGTCGTCCAGCTGCTCGGAATCGATGGTTTCCCACTCCAGCATGGCCTTGGCCATCGCATGCATCTTGTCGCTGTGCTCTTCGATCAGGCGGCGTGCCAGACCATACTGCTCATCGATGATGCGGCGAACCTCGGCGTCCACCTTCTGCATGGTCTCTTCGCTGATGTTGCTGGGCTTGCTCATCGAGCGGCCCAGGAAAGGCTCGCCTTCCTGCTCGGCATAGACCATCGGGCCCAGCGCATCGGTCATGCCGTAGCGGGTCACCATGTCGCGCGCCAGCTGGGTCGCCTTGTTGAAGTCGTCCGATGCGCCAGTCGTCATCTGGTTCATGAACACTTCTTCGGCAATCCGGCCGCCAAACAGCATGGCGATACGGCTCAATGCCCATTCCTTGTCGTAACCGTAGCGGTCCTTCTCGGGCAGCGTGAAGGTCACACCCAGCGCGCGGCCACGCGGCACGATGGTGACCTTGTGCACCGGGTCGCACTTGGGCAGCAGCTTGCCGATCAGCGCGTGGCCGGCTTCATGGTAGGCGGTGTTCTTCAGCTCTTCGGGGTCCATCACCGCAGACTTGCGCTCGGGGCCCATGAAGATCTTGTCCTTGGCCTTTTCGAAGTCCTGCATCTCCACGGTGCGCGCATTGCGGCGCGCGGCCATCAACGCAGCTTCGTTGCAGAGGTTGGCCAGATCGGCACCGGACATGCCGGGCGTGCCGCGGGCGATGATGTTGGGGTTCACATCCTGGCCCACCGGGATCTTGCGCATGTGCACATTCAGGATCTGCTCGCGGCCACGCACATCGGGCAGGGTCACGTAGACCTGGCGGTCAAAACGGCCAGGGCGCAGCAAGGCGGCATCGAGAATGTCGGGGCGGTTGGTGGCAGCCACCACGATCACGCCCATATTGGTCTCGAAACCATCCATCTCGACCAGCATCTGGTTCAGGGTCTGCTCGCGCTCGTCATTGCCACCGCCCATGCCGGCGCCACGCTGGCGGCCGACGGCATCGATTTCGTCGATGAAGATGATGCAAGGCGCATTCTTCTTGGCGTTCTCGAACATGTCGCGCACGCGGGCCGCGCCCACGCCGACAAACATTTCGACGAAGTCGGAGCCCGAGATCGAGAAGAACGGCACCTTGGCTTCGCCGGCAATGGACTTGGCCAGCAAGGTCTTACCGGTACCGGGAGGGCCGACCAGCAGCAGACCACGGGGAATGCGGCCGCCGAGCTTTTGGAACTTGTTGGGGTCTTTGAGGAAGTCGACAACTTCCTTGACTTCTTCCTTGGCCTCGTCGCAACCGGCCACATCGGCAAAGGTGACGCTGTTGTTGTTTTCGTCGAGCATGCGCGCCTTGGACTTGCCAAAGCTGAACGCACCGCCCTTGCCGCCGCCTTGCATCTGGCGCATGAAGTAGACCCAGACGCCGATCAGCAGCAGCATCGGGCCCCAGCTGATCAGCAGGCTCATCAGCAGCGAGCCTTCTTCGCGCTCCTTCACGTCAAACTTGACGTTGTTGTTGATCAGGTCGCCAATCAGGCCACGGTCCATGTAGGTCGCGGTGGTCTGGAGCTTGCGATCGTCACCCGTGGTCGCCGTGATCACCGTGCCGGCAGGGCTTTCCTGTAAGGTCGCAGTCTTGATGCGGCCATTGCGGACGTCTTGCAAAAACTCGGAATACGGGATCTTGTTCGCGCTGGCGCCTGCACGGTTGTCCAATTGCTTGAACACGGTGAACAGCACCATGGCAATGACAAGCCATACGGCGATCTTAGAAAACCACTGATTGTTCAAGGGGGCTCCAGTAGTAGGAAATCGGGAAAGACACAGAATCTGTTATGTCAGATATGCACTATTTTAGGACTTTCAAGGGCCAATGCTTGCGCTTTCCCCTTGGTGGCACGCAGGATTGCTCAGTAAAGGCCATTGTCTCAGTGTTTCAGCAAGCTTGGAGCATGCGCCAGGCAAAGCAGGCATTGGCAAGGGGTGCTCAACGCTGCGCTTCGGGTTTGAGGCGAATACCAACCAAATAGGTCTCGGACGATTTATCGCGCGAAGCCTTGGGTTTGTAGGGCTTGACCACCTGGAAGGTCTGCTTGAACAAGTCCACCAGCTGCGAGTAACCACTGCCATGGAACAGCTTGACCACCAAGGTGCCCTCGGGCTTCATGTGCTGGCAGGTGAAGTCCACCGCCAGCTCGATCAGATGCGCGATACGGGCAGCATCCACGTTCTCCACCCCTGAGAGGTTGGGCGCCATGTCCGAGATCACCACATCAACGCGGCGCTTGGCCAGCGTCTGCTCCAGCTGGTCCAGCACCTCCTGCTCGCGAAAATCGCCCAGGATGAAGTCCACGCCCTCGATGGGCTCCATCGGCAGCATGTCCAGGCCGATGATTGCGCCGTTGAGCTCGCCCACCGCCGCGCCATCGGGCGAGAGGCGGCGGCGCACATACTGGCTCCAGGCGCCAGGCGTGGAGCCCAGATCGACCACCACATCGCCCGGCCGGATCAGCTTGAAATGCTCATCGATTTCCTTGAGCTTGTAGACCGCGCGGGCGCGGTAGCCGTCTTTTTGCGCGGCCCGCACATAGGGGTCGTTGATGTGCTGATTGAGCCAAGTCTTGTTGACCTTCTTGGTTTTAGTACTTACTTTCATGTTTTCTCCCCGGAGCCCCGATAATACGGGCTATGCCCCAAATACAACTCACTCCCGCCCAACGTCGCGAGCACCGCGCCGAAGCCCACCACCTCGACCCCGTGGTTCTGATTGGCGGTGACGGCTTGACCGAAGCCGTCGAAAAAGAGGTCGACCTGGCCCTGAATGCCCATGGCCTGATCAAAATCCGTGTTTTCTCCGATGACCGCGCCAACCGCGAGGCCATCTTCCTGAAGCTGACCGACTCGCTCAATGCAGCGCCTATCCAGCACATCGGCAAGCTGCTGGTCCTGTGGCGCCCGATGCCCGAGAAGGAAAAGCAACTCGACGAAGACCGCAAGGCCGGCCCGCGCGAAGTCAAGGTGCTCAAGTTCAGCAAGAACGTCTGGCAAAAGCCCGAAGTCAAGCAGATCCGCATCCTGGGTAACCAGCGCCTGACGGCCGGCGGCCAGGTCAAGCGCGCCAAGCCCAAGCAAAAGTCGATCAAAAAGCAGCAGGGCAGCTAGTGTGACCGATCGCCACATCCTTTGCATGAAATGGGGTACCAAATATGGCCCCGACTATGTCAATCGGCTGTACGCCATGGTTCGCCGCCATCTGAGTGGCGATTTTCGCTTTGTCTGCCTGACCGATGACACGCAAGGGATTCGCAGCGAAGTGGAATGCCACCCGATTCCAGACCTGAACATCCATCTGGCCCCCGGCCAGCGGGATGGCGCCTGGAAAAAGCTCACCACCTTCGAGCAGGACCTGTATGGTCTGCAAGGCCAGGCGCTGTTCCTGGACCTGGATGTGGTGATCGTCGGCAGCATCGATGAGTTCTTCACCCTGCCGGGTGAATTTCGCATCATCCATGACTACCCGCGTTTTTGGCGCTTTGGTGAGCGCATTGTCGGCAACTCCTCGGTCTACCGCTTTACCTTGGGCGCCCACGCCGATGTGCTGGCCAACTTCCGTGCCAACACCGAGCAGCTGCGCGCCCAGTACCGCAACGAGCAGGAGTACCTGTCACACTTTCTGCACCAGCAGGGCAAGCTCGATTACTGGCCGGCTGCCTGGTGCCCGAGCTTCAAGTACTACTGCATCCCCACCTGGCCGAGCAACTACTGGAAGGAGCCGGTGCCGCCTGCCGATGCGCGCATCGTCATCTTCCACGGCGAGGTCAACCCGCCCGACGCGCTGCAAGGCCTGCGCAACAAGCGCTTCCACCATATCCAGCCGGCCCGCTGGATTGAAAAGGCCTGGGGCTGAGCCGCACTGCGCATAAAAACCAAAGGCGTTGATCCCTGCGATCAACGCCTTTTTTGTGGCCCGCAGTGGGCTTTGGCGCAGCTGGTCTAGCGCTGGTCTGCCGCCACCAGCGCATGGCCTTGCATGCGCGTCAAGATCGCCAGCGGGCTTGCGTCGGGGTTGTATTCCTTGCCGGGGGGCAGGAAGAAGGTCTGCTCCAGCATGTACTGGCCCGACATCACCGCATGCACCGCCTGGTCCGAAAAGCAGACCCAGCTGGAGCCGGCGGCAAAGGGCACGGTCTCCTGCGGCGCATTGCGCTGGTAGTCCATGTCGCCCTTCATGCCATCGTGCAGCTGCAGCATCAGGTGGTCATACTCGCTGCGAAGCGACTTGGTCACATGCAGCATCGCCAAGACCTTGGCCTGCCAAGGCACATAAGGCTTGGCGCGTGGCAAAAACTTGCGCGCCACATCCTCGAAAGGCTCACCCACGCGCCAGACCCGGGGCTGGCCATCGGGATTGACATTGCTGAACACGCGCAGGATGCGCTCGCCGTAGTTGGGCCGCGAGGGAAAGGCGTCGACATGCATGCGCTTGTCGTCGGCACGCCAGGACTGGGCACGGGTCTCGACCTGCGAGGGCCGGTAGCTCGTTGGCGCCATGCGCACCAGCGGCATGTAGTCGGGGAACAGACCGGCAATCAGCGCGGTGGCCTGCGCGCGAAAACGCGTGACCATGGCCGCCACGGCGGCCTGCGTTGCGGCATCACCGGCCACGCCCTTGATGCTGCCATCCACATTCAGGCTGATGTTGCGCGACTTGGGGTCGCGCACATCGGGGCGCAGCAGCGTCTTTTCCTGCTCGGAGAGCGCAAATGCGAGTTGGGGGAAATAAAGCACCTTGCCCGATTCAACGGCGGCCGTCCATTCCGGACGGCCCGGTGTGTTGCGCCAGTCATTGGCGTCGATGGAAACGATGGGAGATTGCATGGCCCGCCCAGTGTAGCGCGGCGGCGGGCGATTGCCTTGGGCCAGATCAAGGCCGCGATGCGGGTGCGGATGCCCGCCACAGCACGAGGGCCGCGCACAGCCACTGCAGCGCATACAGCAAGGTGCCCAGGCCGTGCCAGAACTTGAAGTTCTCGCGCTGCACGATCTTGGGCGAGATGCCGTACTGCACGACCAGCGCCATCAGCATGCCGGCCAGCACAAAGCCCAGTGCCGCACGCGCCCAGGGCTCGATGGTGTTGCTGGCCTTGTCCTTGGCCAGCACCAGCAGCACCAGGCCGCAGGCCAGCGACACCCAGGTCTGCGCTGCAAACAGCTTGGCAGCCATAAAGCCCGCCATCGATGCCTGTGGCAGGTTGGCAAACAGCATGGGCACGGCCATGAAGCCAATGGCCGACAGGCTGCCCCACCACAGGGCGGCTGCGAAAACGGGCAGGCGGTGCTTCATCGCGGGCTCGGTGCGCAGTGGCCGATGGCTTTAGAGGTAGCGCACGGCCACGACTTCGTAGCGGCGCTCGCCACCGGGGGCCTGCACGACGGCGGTGTCGCCCTCTTCCTTGCCGATCAGCGCGCGGGCAATGGGGCTGGAGACATTGATCAGGCCTTGCTTGAGGTCGGCCTCGTCCTCGCCGACGATCTGGTAGGTCACCGGATCGCCGCTGTCCTCATCGGCCAGGTCCACGGTCGCGCCAAACACCACCTTGCCGCCCGCATCGAGCTGCGAGGGGTCGATGATCTGGGCGGCCGACAGCTTGGCCTCCACTTCCTGGATACGGCCTTCGATAAAGCCTTGGCGGTCTTTGGCCGCATCGTATTCGGCGTTTTCGCTCAGATCGCCATGCGAGCGAGCTTCCGCAATGGCCGCGATGACGCCGGGACGATCCACGGTCTTGAGGCGTTGCAGCTCTTCTTTGAGCTTTTCTGCACCGCGCTTGGTAATGGGGATAGTGGCCATCTCGGTCTCCACAAACAGTCGCGATGCCAGCGCTGTGGCTGGCATCTGATAGACATCATCCGCCTGCTATGCGGCGGGGGTTCAAAAGCAAACCGCCGCGCTGGGGAGCGCGGCGGTTGCGAGGCAGTCTCTATTATGCCGATTTTTGAGCCTTGCAACAAAAATCGGCCAACGGCGATGCGATCAGTGCTGCAAGCTGGCGTGCAGCTCCTGCACCGAGTACACCTCCAGGTCATCCATGTTGCGCAGGCCTTCGACAGCGGCCTCGGCACCAAAGATGGTCGTGAAGGTGGTCACGCGGGCGAGCAAAGCGCTGGTACGGATCGCACGCGAGTCGGCAATGGCGTTGCGGCGCTCTTCCACAGTGTTGATGACCATCGCAATTTCATTGTTCTTGATCATGTCCACGATGTGGGGGCGGCCCTCGGTCACCTTGTTGACCGTTTGCACCTCGATACCGGCATCGGCAATCGCAGCCGCAGTGCCACGGGTGGCGCAGAGCTGGAAGCCCATGCTCGCCAGCTCCTTGGCAATCTGCACGGCGCGTGGCTTGTCGGCATTCTTCACGGTCAGGAACACCTTGCCCGAGCGGGGCAGCTTGGTGCCTGCACCCAGCTGG encodes the following:
- a CDS encoding RlmE family RNA methyltransferase; translated protein: MKVSTKTKKVNKTWLNQHINDPYVRAAQKDGYRARAVYKLKEIDEHFKLIRPGDVVVDLGSTPGAWSQYVRRRLSPDGAAVGELNGAIIGLDMLPMEPIEGVDFILGDFREQEVLDQLEQTLAKRRVDVVISDMAPNLSGVENVDAARIAHLIELAVDFTCQHMKPEGTLVVKLFHGSGYSQLVDLFKQTFQVVKPYKPKASRDKSSETYLVGIRLKPEAQR
- a CDS encoding YhbY family RNA-binding protein, which translates into the protein MPQIQLTPAQRREHRAEAHHLDPVVLIGGDGLTEAVEKEVDLALNAHGLIKIRVFSDDRANREAIFLKLTDSLNAAPIQHIGKLLVLWRPMPEKEKQLDEDRKAGPREVKVLKFSKNVWQKPEVKQIRILGNQRLTAGGQVKRAKPKQKSIKKQQGS
- the glmM gene encoding phosphoglucosamine mutase — its product is MARQYFGTDGIRGTVGKPPITPDFVLRLGHAVGRVLRREQERPTVLIGKDTRISGYMLESALESGLNSAGVDVVLLGPLPTPGVAYLTRAQRASLGVVISASHNPFDDNGIKFFSAEGAKLPDSWEESVEAALMEGFDWVPSAALGKARRLDDAAGRYIEFCKSTFDHRLTLRGLKIVVDAAHGAAYHIAPKVFHELGAEVITIGCNPDGLNINQDVGATHPDALVRSVRSNGADLGVALDGDADRLQLVDAKGRLYNGDELLYLMAMDRLRRGKKLPGVVGTLMTNLAVEAALQKQGVELVRAKVGDRYVLEELQRRNWVLGGEGSGHLLALDKHTTGDGLVSALQVLQACVSRNQSVAEQLDGVDLCPQVLLNVRLQPGQDWRNNHQLFELERSITDDFAGQGRVLIRPSGTEPLLRVMVEAFDAAQASRCAEQLAEVARQS
- a CDS encoding GNAT family N-acetyltransferase, with the translated sequence MHNKHSFFSASETAIVTPSAPKPQASLPATAAAANPLDIEVSWACHLDEVREAQRLRHQIFAGEMGAQLQTSLEGHDVDGFDDYCEHLLVRQGQSKQVIGTYRLLTPAQALRAGRTYSDGEFDLSAIDALRPRMVELGRSCVHPDYRQGGVIMALWGALASFMLRNKLDVMMGCASIPMWHNGIVSGDAAASIWRQLLAKGQISQEYSVVPHLPLPLGQLNDQVDVEPPALIKGYLRVGTEVIGAPAWDPDFNTADLPMLMQLDRLPARYRKHFLG
- the folP gene encoding dihydropteroate synthase — encoded protein: MRHWQTTRFRIDLTAPQVMGIVNVTPDSFSDGGSHEGVSAAMIHAEKLLADGAHILDIGGESTRPGSPAVPLDEELRRVLPVVKAAVALQVPISVDTYKPEVMQAVLDLGADIINDIWALRQPGAQAVVAAHPQCGVCLMHMHADPQTMHQEHMATQSDVAAEVLDFLQAHTRSLQALGVQAERIVWDAGTGFGKSPSQNFALLQQQPRLAAAGYPLLAGWSRKGSLGKVTGRVVAERMPASIAAALLSVEHGAAIVRVHDVRETCDALAVLQAMRAPQSLDTQG
- a CDS encoding Ppx/GppA phosphatase family protein, with the translated sequence MTTLMLDGTLLAAVDLGSNSFRLEVGRYAAGHIERVQYFKEMVRQGAGLDEQGLLTAEAMQRGWDCLARFAERLQGFPAAHVRAVATQTLREARNSDVFIQRANQILGYPISIISGPEEARLIYQGAAHSLPPSDERRLVVDIGGRSTELILGQRYSSQRVASFPVGSVAWSLRYFPQGEFSKSALKTAQIAAQAVMEEAAHHFVPGSWDCAYGTSGTANAIADVLALHGGQPDVVTREQLHWLCDQLLAAGNASELRLEGLKEERRAVIGGGVTVLCAVFDLLQIGELRIASGALRQGLLRDMVQHEEFSDIRHRTIAALKERYQVDRTQAGRVQRTAATLYEQARRYAGSTAPAELQSPMLDWASQLHEIGCLISHTDHHHHGAYVLGHSDVPGFTQTELSHLAALVLAQRGKLRKVDAFLQDRDFALELLCLRLATLLCHARRDPALDQICLRDKTEKWSLKVAPGWAEQFPQSAYLLGEEVLAWQKTPYPFQFKQALGITAK
- a CDS encoding 2-hydroxyacid dehydrogenase gives rise to the protein MSSLSQSPQPPITLLVFNPMAEPLLDQIRAHADVVYAPTPELRASAVASHGAQAQAVLTIGSIGLTAEEIAQMPQLRLACTLGAGYEGLALDALRARGIVLATGAGTNDTSVADHSFGLILASMRNFRTLDQQARAGVDRYSLAHPPSVSGKKLGILGLGHIGLKIARRAEGFDMPVGYHNRQPKAGVGHRYFDSLHALASWADILVCATPGGPGTKHLVNAEILQALGPQGYLINIARGSVVDTLALAAALKDGTIAGAGIDVYESEPHRPEPLIDLPNILITPHVAGWSPEATQASLTQFIGNLTGVFSGKGAVAPVNLGA
- the ftsH gene encoding ATP-dependent zinc metalloprotease FtsH gives rise to the protein MNNQWFSKIAVWLVIAMVLFTVFKQLDNRAGASANKIPYSEFLQDVRNGRIKTATLQESPAGTVITATTGDDRKLQTTATYMDRGLIGDLINNNVKFDVKEREEGSLLMSLLISWGPMLLLIGVWVYFMRQMQGGGKGGAFSFGKSKARMLDENNNSVTFADVAGCDEAKEEVKEVVDFLKDPNKFQKLGGRIPRGLLLVGPPGTGKTLLAKSIAGEAKVPFFSISGSDFVEMFVGVGAARVRDMFENAKKNAPCIIFIDEIDAVGRQRGAGMGGGNDEREQTLNQMLVEMDGFETNMGVIVVAATNRPDILDAALLRPGRFDRQVYVTLPDVRGREQILNVHMRKIPVGQDVNPNIIARGTPGMSGADLANLCNEAALMAARRNARTVEMQDFEKAKDKIFMGPERKSAVMDPEELKNTAYHEAGHALIGKLLPKCDPVHKVTIVPRGRALGVTFTLPEKDRYGYDKEWALSRIAMLFGGRIAEEVFMNQMTTGASDDFNKATQLARDMVTRYGMTDALGPMVYAEQEGEPFLGRSMSKPSNISEETMQKVDAEVRRIIDEQYGLARRLIEEHSDKMHAMAKAMLEWETIDSEQLDDIMAGKAPRPPKDWTPRNPPSSSNDGGAGGSPTVVTEPAHNPV
- a CDS encoding Kdo hydroxylase family protein; protein product: MQSPIVSIDANDWRNTPGRPEWTAAVESGKVLYFPQLAFALSEQEKTLLRPDVRDPKSRNISLNVDGSIKGVAGDAATQAAVAAMVTRFRAQATALIAGLFPDYMPLVRMAPTSYRPSQVETRAQSWRADDKRMHVDAFPSRPNYGERILRVFSNVNPDGQPRVWRVGEPFEDVARKFLPRAKPYVPWQAKVLAMLHVTKSLRSEYDHLMLQLHDGMKGDMDYQRNAPQETVPFAAGSSWVCFSDQAVHAVMSGQYMLEQTFFLPPGKEYNPDASPLAILTRMQGHALVAADQR